Proteins co-encoded in one Gehongia tenuis genomic window:
- a CDS encoding sugar phosphate isomerase/epimerase family protein has translation MNFGCCTSMDHYALLAEMGYDYIELAGVELYEMTGEEVEDAARTLARGQVECVNINTYCPESVALTGPRYDRETVARYARAVLKRAHRLGATMVGFGAPKSRVLPEGYDRAKAMAEFKEAITLTCEIAEREGIEILLEAICAQQCDLVNTTREAVAVVETLALPNLNLVYDTFHAEMMGEDTDAILAAAPYMHHFHVAQPVDGNRCYLNEAHMDNYRRFIAAAMSCGYDGAVSVEAMTGDFESGARRSLEILRRVTENLRAV, from the coding sequence ATGAATTTTGGATGCTGTACCTCCATGGACCACTACGCGCTTTTGGCCGAAATGGGCTACGATTACATTGAGCTGGCAGGCGTGGAGCTGTACGAAATGACCGGCGAGGAGGTGGAGGACGCCGCAAGAACGCTGGCCCGGGGCCAGGTGGAGTGCGTCAACATCAACACCTACTGCCCGGAGTCCGTGGCCCTTACCGGCCCCCGCTATGACCGGGAAACGGTGGCCCGCTATGCCCGGGCGGTGCTGAAACGGGCACACCGTTTGGGCGCCACCATGGTGGGCTTTGGCGCGCCGAAATCCCGCGTTCTTCCCGAGGGCTACGACCGGGCAAAGGCCATGGCCGAGTTCAAGGAAGCCATCACCCTCACCTGTGAGATCGCCGAGCGGGAGGGGATCGAGATCCTGCTGGAGGCCATCTGCGCCCAGCAGTGCGACCTTGTCAACACCACCCGGGAGGCCGTGGCGGTGGTGGAGACGTTGGCGCTGCCCAATCTCAATCTGGTCTACGACACCTTCCACGCGGAGATGATGGGCGAGGACACGGACGCCATCCTGGCGGCGGCGCCCTATATGCACCACTTCCATGTGGCCCAGCCCGTGGACGGGAACCGCTGCTATCTTAATGAGGCCCACATGGACAACTACCGCCGCTTTATCGCCGCCGCCATGAGCTGCGGCTACGACGGCGCGGTCAGCGTGGAGGCCATGACCGGCGATTTTGAATCCGGCGCCCGCAGAAGCCTGGAAATCCTGCGCCGCGTGACGGAAAACCTTCGGGCGGTGTAA
- a CDS encoding Hsp20/alpha crystallin family protein yields the protein MSNLIPRNNNRGMESGDLFRDFFGPRFMEGFFDGTGMQGIRADILDQKDAYEVRAEIPGVKKEDIQVNLEDGVLTISAHHDEETTDEREGRYIRRERRCGTMERRFRVDDVDESGAKAAYENGVLTIHLPKRIPQEPEKHTLPIE from the coding sequence ATGAGCAATCTTATTCCGAGAAACAACAACCGTGGTATGGAGTCCGGCGATCTGTTCCGCGACTTTTTTGGACCGCGCTTCATGGAAGGGTTCTTCGATGGAACGGGCATGCAGGGTATTCGGGCCGATATTTTGGATCAGAAAGATGCCTACGAGGTGCGGGCGGAGATTCCCGGCGTGAAAAAGGAGGACATCCAGGTGAATCTGGAGGACGGCGTTCTCACCATCAGCGCTCATCACGACGAGGAGACCACCGATGAGAGGGAGGGACGCTACATCCGCCGCGAACGCCGCTGCGGTACCATGGAGCGGCGCTTCCGGGTGGACGATGTGGACGAATCCGGCGCCAAGGCCGCCTATGAGAACGGCGTTCTCACCATCCATCTGCCCAAGCGGATTCCTCAGGAACCGGAAAAGCATACGCTGCCCATCGAATAA